In Actinomadura luzonensis, a single window of DNA contains:
- a CDS encoding glycoside hydrolase family 16 protein, protein MRPEFEDTFDGDRLDESKWIPYYLPQWSGREAARARYRLGGGLLRLRIEEDQPPWLPEVEGELRVSSLQTGLYAGPLGSTVGQHGRGGLRVREEQPAQRLYTPRYGRIEMRARALDDPDCMVALWLIGYEDAPERSAEICVAEIFGRDVGPDRARVGMGVHPFGDPSITDDFTVEELPIDAREFHVYAADWTPDQVSFEVDGRHVRTVRQSPAYPMQLMLNVYEFRPGSGTYPKEFTVDYVRGWAH, encoded by the coding sequence ATGAGGCCCGAGTTCGAGGACACCTTCGACGGCGACCGCCTCGACGAGAGCAAGTGGATCCCGTACTACCTGCCGCAGTGGAGCGGGAGGGAGGCGGCGCGGGCCCGCTACCGGCTCGGCGGCGGCCTGCTGCGGCTGCGCATCGAGGAGGACCAGCCGCCGTGGCTGCCGGAGGTGGAGGGCGAGCTGCGGGTGTCGTCCCTCCAGACCGGCCTGTACGCCGGCCCGCTCGGCAGCACTGTCGGCCAGCACGGGCGCGGCGGCCTGCGGGTGCGCGAGGAGCAGCCCGCGCAGCGGCTCTACACCCCCCGCTACGGCCGGATCGAGATGCGCGCCCGGGCCCTCGACGACCCCGACTGCATGGTGGCGCTCTGGCTCATCGGCTACGAGGACGCGCCGGAGCGCTCGGCCGAGATCTGCGTCGCCGAGATCTTCGGCAGGGACGTCGGCCCGGACCGCGCGCGCGTCGGCATGGGCGTGCACCCCTTCGGCGACCCGTCGATCACCGACGACTTCACGGTGGAGGAGCTGCCGATCGACGCGCGCGAGTTCCACGTCTACGCCGCCGACTGGACGCCGGACCAGGTGTCCTTCGAGGTGGACGGCCGGCATGTGCGGACCGTGCGCCAGTCGCCGGCCTACCCGATGCAGCTCATGCTCAACGTCTACGAGTTCCGCCCGGGCTCGGGCACGTACCCGAAGGAGTTCACCGTGGACTACGTACGCGGCTGGGCTCACTAG
- a CDS encoding carbohydrate ABC transporter permease — translation MRVRTRGYWLYLAPSLVLFVVVVVVPFLMNVGASFTRWSGVGTPRWIGFDNYARLLRDERFWQSFQHNVGLIVAMAVVPTAIGLVLASALFDYVAKRFGTRTAATLRAMYYLPQVLPVAVAGVVWGWMLHPSYGAVNQIFHLDLDWLGDPDLALATVMAVMVWFQLGYPVVIFMAGLQRVDPAYYEAAEIDGASWFRKFWHITIPQIRPEIFVVLLTCTIAALKVFGPIFVLTRGGPGNATMVPSYFSYLNFFQKSNVGYGSAVATVLALIIIVVTFLFLRVQERAQ, via the coding sequence ATGAGGGTGCGCACGCGGGGGTACTGGCTCTACCTGGCCCCCAGCCTGGTCCTGTTCGTGGTCGTCGTCGTCGTGCCGTTCCTCATGAACGTGGGGGCGAGCTTCACCCGCTGGTCAGGGGTGGGCACGCCGCGCTGGATCGGCTTCGACAACTACGCCCGGCTGCTGCGGGACGAGCGGTTCTGGCAGTCCTTCCAGCACAACGTGGGGCTGATCGTGGCCATGGCCGTCGTGCCGACCGCGATCGGCCTCGTGCTGGCCTCGGCGCTGTTCGACTACGTCGCCAAGCGGTTCGGGACGCGCACCGCCGCGACGCTGCGCGCGATGTACTACCTGCCGCAGGTGCTGCCGGTGGCGGTGGCGGGCGTGGTGTGGGGCTGGATGCTGCACCCGTCGTACGGCGCCGTCAACCAGATCTTCCACCTGGACCTCGACTGGCTCGGCGATCCCGACCTGGCGCTGGCCACGGTGATGGCGGTCATGGTGTGGTTCCAGCTCGGCTACCCGGTCGTGATCTTCATGGCCGGGCTGCAGCGCGTCGATCCGGCCTACTACGAGGCGGCCGAGATCGACGGGGCCTCGTGGTTCCGCAAGTTCTGGCACATCACGATCCCGCAGATCCGGCCGGAGATCTTCGTGGTGCTGCTGACGTGCACGATCGCGGCGCTGAAGGTCTTCGGGCCGATCTTCGTGCTGACCAGGGGAGGACCGGGCAACGCCACCATGGTGCCGTCGTACTTCTCGTACCTGAACTTCTTCCAGAAGAGCAACGTCGGGTACGGCTCGGCCGTCGCCACGGTGCTGGCGCTGATCATCATCGTGGTGACGTTCCTGTTCCTGCGCGTGCAGGAGCGTGCGCAGTGA
- a CDS encoding glycoside hydrolase family 3 protein gives MRSRVPLLAALTLAASLLAAPPAAQAAGYPFQNPRLPLEQRVDDLLGRLTLDEKLSLLHQSQAAIPRLGIAYHKNGTEALHGVAWSNDLNDGWKQKFASGTVFPQAVGLASTWDPALIRKVGSAVGDEARGYNAANPTLWGLQVWAPVVDLLRDPRAGRNEEGYSEDPYLTGAVSTAYGKGLEGDDPFYLKTAPVLKHYLAYNNETDRGVTSSNLTPKLKHEYYEQAFKAAISADAATGVMASYNLVNGRPNHVNPDLDQVVRSWTDKTLYNVSDAWGPHALTDLEHYYDTKPEAFAAVLKAGLDSYTIDDSNTGPLVTNLRAALDQNLITVPDVDQAVRHVLSIRTRLGHFDPDGGPYKKITQDVINSPANQKLNRETAAKAAVLLRNSGTLPLARPKSAAVVGPLADRLHRDWYAGQLPYQVTPLAGIKERVPDVSTGQGLERVALKHLASGKYITATGTGPDDNAALLDTAPTAASQWDLTDWTGGVSTLRNAGNGKLLGGDWRSLDTDDAEPDGWYVQQQFALERQDDGSYLIRYAGYETVEGWYALPDPYVTVTADGALALAPKAEAARFGKEVVSDGVAEAAAQAAKAEVAVVVVGSHPFVSGREFHDRPNLQLGEGQRRLIEAVRKANPRTVVVLETSYPVIVDAPTLLWTTHAGAETGHAVADVLFGDVNPAGRLTQTWPASDALPSRFDYDLTKTGMTYLYGKDKPLYAFGHGLSYTTFGYQGLKVQGDRVSVRVTNTGRTRGDEVVQLYTHQRESRFVQPVKQLRGFQRITLNPGESRTVTFPLKRSDLAVWDHTRGRWVVENATHDVLVGSASDRIRATGALRVAGETVPVRDLARTTRAMDFDDYSGVVFADETKVSGEVVEGSAGDWVSFAKASWGSRLTASVASVNGGAFEVRSGSPAGPLLGTVEVPATGGIYRYGTASAAVKAGAGTLYLVFKGDLRLKDVTLAR, from the coding sequence ATGCGTTCACGTGTCCCGTTGTTGGCCGCCCTCACCCTGGCGGCCTCGCTGCTCGCGGCGCCGCCCGCCGCGCAGGCGGCCGGCTATCCCTTCCAGAACCCGCGCCTGCCCCTGGAGCAGCGCGTGGACGACCTGCTCGGCCGGCTCACGCTCGACGAGAAGCTGAGCCTGCTGCACCAGTCGCAGGCGGCGATCCCGCGCCTCGGCATCGCCTACCACAAGAACGGCACCGAGGCCCTGCACGGCGTGGCCTGGTCGAACGACCTCAACGACGGCTGGAAGCAGAAGTTCGCCTCCGGCACCGTGTTCCCGCAGGCCGTGGGCCTGGCCAGCACCTGGGACCCGGCCCTGATCAGGAAGGTCGGCTCGGCCGTCGGCGACGAGGCGCGCGGCTACAACGCGGCGAACCCCACGCTGTGGGGGCTCCAGGTGTGGGCGCCCGTGGTGGACCTGCTGCGCGACCCGCGGGCGGGCCGCAACGAGGAGGGCTACTCGGAGGACCCGTACCTGACGGGGGCCGTCTCGACCGCGTACGGCAAGGGCCTGGAGGGCGACGACCCCTTCTACCTGAAGACCGCCCCGGTCCTGAAGCACTACCTGGCCTACAACAACGAGACCGACCGCGGCGTCACCTCCTCCAACCTGACGCCCAAGCTCAAGCACGAGTACTACGAGCAGGCGTTCAAGGCGGCGATCTCGGCGGACGCGGCGACCGGTGTCATGGCCTCCTACAACCTGGTCAACGGCCGCCCGAACCACGTCAACCCGGACCTGGACCAGGTGGTCCGCTCCTGGACGGACAAGACGCTCTACAACGTCAGCGACGCCTGGGGCCCGCACGCCCTCACCGACCTCGAGCACTACTACGACACCAAGCCCGAGGCGTTCGCCGCCGTGCTGAAGGCCGGGCTCGACAGCTACACCATCGACGACAGCAACACCGGCCCGCTGGTCACGAACCTGCGGGCGGCGCTGGACCAGAACCTCATCACGGTGCCGGACGTGGACCAGGCGGTGCGGCACGTGTTGTCGATCCGCACCAGGCTCGGCCACTTCGACCCGGACGGCGGGCCGTACAAGAAGATCACCCAGGACGTGATCAACAGCCCGGCGAACCAGAAGCTCAACCGGGAGACCGCGGCCAAGGCCGCCGTGCTGCTGCGCAACTCGGGAACGCTGCCGCTGGCCAGGCCGAAGTCGGCGGCCGTGGTCGGGCCGCTCGCCGACCGGCTCCACCGTGACTGGTACGCGGGGCAGCTCCCGTACCAGGTGACGCCGCTGGCCGGGATCAAGGAGCGGGTGCCGGACGTCAGCACCGGGCAGGGGCTGGAGCGCGTCGCGCTCAAGCACCTGGCCTCCGGCAAGTACATCACCGCCACCGGCACCGGCCCCGACGACAACGCGGCCCTGCTCGACACCGCGCCGACGGCCGCCTCGCAGTGGGACCTGACCGACTGGACCGGCGGCGTGTCCACGCTGCGCAACGCGGGCAACGGCAAGCTGCTCGGCGGCGACTGGCGCTCGCTCGACACCGACGACGCCGAACCCGACGGCTGGTACGTGCAGCAGCAGTTCGCCCTGGAGCGCCAGGACGACGGCAGCTACCTCATCCGCTACGCGGGCTACGAGACGGTCGAGGGCTGGTACGCGCTGCCCGACCCGTACGTGACGGTCACCGCCGACGGCGCGCTCGCCCTGGCCCCCAAGGCCGAGGCGGCGAGGTTCGGCAAGGAGGTCGTCTCCGACGGCGTCGCCGAGGCCGCCGCGCAGGCCGCCAAGGCGGAGGTCGCGGTCGTGGTGGTGGGCAGCCACCCGTTCGTGTCCGGGCGCGAGTTCCACGACCGCCCGAACCTGCAGCTCGGCGAGGGGCAGCGGCGGCTCATCGAGGCCGTGCGCAAGGCCAACCCGAGGACCGTGGTGGTGCTGGAGACCAGCTACCCGGTGATCGTGGACGCCCCCACGCTGCTGTGGACCACGCACGCGGGCGCGGAGACCGGGCACGCCGTCGCCGACGTGCTGTTCGGCGACGTCAACCCGGCGGGCCGGCTCACCCAGACCTGGCCCGCGAGCGACGCGCTGCCGAGCAGGTTCGACTACGACCTGACCAAGACCGGGATGACGTACCTGTACGGGAAGGACAAGCCGCTCTACGCCTTCGGGCACGGGCTGAGCTACACCACGTTCGGCTACCAGGGGCTCAAGGTGCAGGGCGACCGGGTGAGCGTGCGGGTCACCAACACCGGCCGGACCCGCGGCGACGAGGTCGTGCAGCTCTACACCCACCAGCGCGAGTCGCGCTTCGTCCAGCCGGTCAAGCAGCTCCGCGGCTTCCAGCGGATCACCCTGAACCCGGGCGAGAGCCGGACCGTCACCTTCCCGCTGAAGCGCTCGGACCTCGCGGTCTGGGACCACACGCGGGGCCGGTGGGTGGTGGAGAACGCCACGCACGACGTCCTGGTGGGCTCGGCCTCCGACCGGATCCGGGCGACGGGCGCGCTGCGCGTCGCGGGCGAGACCGTCCCGGTGCGCGACCTGGCGCGGACCACCCGGGCGATGGACTTCGACGACTACTCCGGCGTCGTGTTCGCCGACGAGACGAAGGTCTCCGGGGAGGTCGTCGAGGGCTCGGCGGGCGACTGGGTGTCGTTCGCGAAGGCGTCCTGGGGCTCGCGCCTGACGGCGTCGGTGGCGTCGGTGAACGGCGGGGCGTTCGAGGTGCGCTCGGGCTCGCCGGCCGGCCCGCTGCTCGGCACCGTGGAGGTGCCGGCCACCGGCGGGATCTATCGGTACGGGACGGCGAGCGCGGCGGTGAAGGCCGGCGCGGGCACCCTGTACCTGGTCTTCAAGGGCGATCTGCGGCTGAAGGACGTCACGCTCGCGCGGTAG
- a CDS encoding ABC transporter substrate-binding protein, protein MVRLRGAAALAAAVLVLSACGSGAETPPSASAAQPRVLKLWHYETPDSAMGKAWAEAIKKFEASHPNVTVKFESKGFEQIQKTASMVLNSDEAPDIMEYNKGNATAGLLSKQGLLTDLTEEAAKRGWDKLLPGGLQTTAKYDDRGVMGSGNWFGVPNYGEFVMVYYNKDLFEKHKVPVPATFEEFTAALDTFVKAGVTPIANAGAEYPAQQIFYQLALTKAQKPWLAAYQSYQGKVDFHGPELTYGAQTFADWVKKGYIAKNSSGLKAEDMGVAFMNGKFPMMISGSWWYGRVASEVKDFEWGHFLFPGATLSPGSSGNLWIVPEKSKNKDLAYDFIDITMSKDIQNLLGNSGGLPVAADPAAITDARSKELIETFNKLTSTDGLAFYPDWPAPGYYDVLVAGVQNLINGSKTPAQVLDEIAKPYEDNLQDIGN, encoded by the coding sequence ATGGTCAGATTGAGAGGCGCCGCGGCGCTGGCCGCCGCGGTCCTGGTCCTGTCGGCCTGCGGCTCGGGCGCGGAGACCCCGCCGTCGGCGTCGGCCGCCCAGCCGCGCGTGCTGAAGCTCTGGCACTACGAGACCCCCGACAGCGCCATGGGCAAGGCGTGGGCCGAGGCGATCAAGAAGTTCGAGGCGTCGCACCCCAACGTCACCGTCAAGTTCGAGTCCAAGGGCTTCGAGCAGATCCAGAAGACGGCGAGCATGGTGCTGAACTCCGACGAGGCGCCCGACATCATGGAGTACAACAAGGGCAACGCCACCGCCGGCCTGCTGTCCAAGCAGGGCCTGCTGACGGACCTCACCGAGGAGGCCGCCAAGCGCGGCTGGGACAAGCTGCTGCCCGGCGGCCTGCAGACCACCGCCAAGTACGACGACCGCGGCGTCATGGGCTCCGGCAACTGGTTCGGCGTCCCGAACTACGGCGAGTTCGTGATGGTCTACTACAACAAGGACCTGTTCGAGAAGCACAAGGTGCCGGTCCCGGCCACGTTCGAGGAGTTCACGGCGGCCCTCGACACGTTCGTCAAGGCCGGGGTGACGCCCATCGCCAACGCCGGCGCCGAGTACCCCGCCCAGCAGATCTTCTACCAGCTCGCGCTGACCAAGGCGCAGAAGCCATGGCTGGCGGCGTACCAGTCGTACCAGGGCAAGGTGGACTTCCACGGCCCCGAGCTGACCTACGGCGCGCAGACGTTCGCGGACTGGGTGAAGAAGGGCTACATCGCCAAGAACTCCTCCGGCCTGAAGGCCGAGGACATGGGCGTGGCGTTCATGAACGGCAAGTTCCCCATGATGATCAGCGGGAGCTGGTGGTACGGCCGCGTCGCCTCCGAGGTCAAGGACTTCGAGTGGGGCCACTTCCTGTTCCCCGGCGCCACGCTGTCGCCCGGCTCCAGCGGCAACCTGTGGATCGTCCCCGAGAAGTCGAAGAACAAGGACCTGGCCTACGACTTCATCGACATCACCATGAGCAAGGACATCCAGAACCTGCTCGGCAACTCCGGCGGGCTCCCCGTGGCCGCCGACCCGGCCGCGATCACCGACGCCAGGAGCAAGGAGCTGATCGAGACCTTCAACAAGCTCACCAGCACCGACGGCCTCGCCTTCTACCCGGACTGGCCGGCGCCCGGCTACTACGACGTCCTCGTGGCCGGCGTCCAGAACCTCATCAACGGCAGCAAGACGCCCGCGCAGGTGCTGGACGAGATCGCCAAGCCGTACGAGGACAACCTCCAGGACATCGGCAACTAG
- a CDS encoding NAD(P)H-quinone dehydrogenase has product MTRIVIIGGGPGGYEAALVAAQLGAQVTMVEQDGPGGACVLTDCVPSKTLIATSVRKQALHDAPSLGISFDGGADHDAGAVGVDLPLVNKRVKELAQAQSADIAARVEAEGVEIIKARGRLVDPQVVRAGDRTIRADVVLVATGATPRVLPGAEPDGERILTWRQLYDLEELPEHLIVVGSGVTGAEFAGAYRSLGAEVTLVSSRDRMMPNEDADGAEVLEEVYRRRGMNVMGRSRAAGVKRTADGVVVTLEDGRTAEGTHALMTVGMVPNTSGIGLEEAGIQLDRGGFIKVDKVSRTSAPGVYAAGDCTGVLMLASVAAMQGRIAVWHALGEAVQPLRLATVASNIFTDPEIAAVGVAQRAIEAGEIEANVVKLPLATNARAKMQGFNDGFVKLFCRPHTGIVLGGVVVAPRASELILAVSVAVQQRLTVDQLAHTFAVYPSLSGSVTEAARRLMQPQTASGI; this is encoded by the coding sequence GTGACGAGGATCGTGATCATCGGTGGCGGACCAGGCGGCTACGAGGCGGCGCTGGTGGCCGCCCAGCTAGGCGCGCAGGTCACGATGGTCGAACAGGACGGGCCCGGCGGCGCCTGCGTCCTCACCGACTGCGTGCCCTCCAAGACGCTGATCGCGACCTCGGTCCGCAAGCAGGCGCTGCACGACGCGCCGTCGCTCGGCATCTCCTTCGACGGCGGCGCCGACCACGACGCCGGCGCGGTCGGCGTCGACCTGCCGCTGGTCAACAAGCGGGTCAAGGAGCTGGCGCAGGCGCAGTCCGCCGACATCGCGGCCCGCGTCGAGGCCGAGGGCGTCGAGATCATCAAGGCCCGGGGCCGGCTGGTCGACCCGCAGGTCGTCCGGGCGGGCGACCGCACGATCCGGGCCGACGTCGTGCTCGTCGCCACCGGCGCGACGCCGCGCGTGTTGCCCGGGGCCGAGCCCGACGGCGAGCGCATCCTCACCTGGCGCCAGCTCTACGACCTGGAGGAGCTGCCCGAGCACCTGATCGTGGTCGGCTCGGGCGTCACCGGCGCGGAGTTCGCCGGCGCCTACCGCTCGCTCGGCGCCGAGGTCACGCTGGTCTCCAGCCGCGACCGCATGATGCCCAACGAGGACGCCGACGGCGCCGAGGTGCTCGAGGAGGTCTACCGGCGGCGCGGCATGAACGTCATGGGCCGCTCCCGGGCGGCCGGCGTCAAGCGCACCGCCGACGGCGTCGTGGTGACGCTGGAGGACGGTCGCACGGCCGAGGGCACGCACGCCCTCATGACGGTCGGCATGGTCCCCAACACCTCCGGCATCGGCCTGGAGGAGGCCGGCATCCAGCTCGACCGGGGCGGCTTCATCAAGGTCGACAAGGTCTCGCGCACCTCCGCGCCCGGCGTGTACGCCGCCGGCGACTGCACGGGCGTGCTCATGCTGGCCTCGGTCGCCGCCATGCAGGGCCGCATCGCGGTGTGGCACGCGCTCGGCGAGGCGGTGCAGCCGCTGCGCCTGGCCACCGTGGCCTCCAACATCTTCACCGACCCCGAGATCGCGGCCGTCGGCGTGGCGCAGCGGGCCATCGAGGCGGGCGAGATCGAGGCCAACGTCGTCAAGCTGCCGCTGGCCACCAACGCGCGGGCCAAGATGCAGGGCTTCAACGACGGCTTCGTCAAGCTGTTCTGCCGCCCGCACACCGGCATCGTGCTCGGCGGGGTGGTGGTGGCGCCGCGCGCCTCCGAGCTGATCCTCGCGGTGTCGGTGGCGGTGCAGCAGCGGCTGACCGTCGACCAGCTCGCCCACACCTTCGCGGTCTACCCGTCGCTGTCCGGCTCGGTCACCGAGGCGGCCCGCCGCCTGATGCAGCCGCAGACGGCCTCGGGCATCTAG
- a CDS encoding DoxX family protein, with the protein MTVLVLLAATLAFRLLGALGVSRFATWRVSAAHGLAVMLVMTASAHFVPAGVTFMPNHADMVAMVPPFVPFPAFVVLLTGVLELAGAAGLVLERFRRPAGVCLALLFLAMLPANVHAALNDVTFGGEPATPLWQRVPEQVLYIGIALWAASEPSRVRSPR; encoded by the coding sequence ATGACCGTCCTCGTCCTGCTGGCCGCCACCCTGGCGTTCCGGCTGCTGGGCGCGCTCGGCGTGTCCCGTTTCGCCACATGGCGGGTCAGCGCCGCCCACGGGCTGGCCGTCATGCTGGTCATGACGGCCAGTGCGCACTTCGTCCCGGCGGGCGTGACCTTCATGCCGAACCACGCCGACATGGTCGCCATGGTGCCGCCGTTCGTGCCGTTCCCGGCCTTCGTGGTCCTCCTGACCGGCGTGCTGGAGCTGGCGGGGGCCGCCGGGCTCGTGCTCGAACGCTTCCGGCGGCCCGCCGGCGTCTGCCTGGCGCTGCTGTTCCTCGCCATGCTCCCGGCCAACGTGCACGCCGCGCTGAACGACGTCACGTTCGGCGGCGAGCCCGCCACGCCGCTGTGGCAGCGCGTCCCCGAGCAGGTCCTCTACATCGGGATCGCGCTGTGGGCGGCTAGTGAGCCCAGCCGCGTACGTAGTCCACGGTGA
- a CDS encoding TIM-barrel domain-containing protein, translated as MPYRPPLVAHEYFVADPPELPVRERGEGGLSAVTAAELVAADGAEVMLKAVTSAEETLVVQVGVAGEGVIRVRLSEDAAARPRSAAAIALVNPGTYSGARAGVTPGEPIVIDAGPLRAEIRLSPWHLRFTDATGRTLVEQDRGHTDISGRLRTLPFGRSSAGGTAVAYHESFAAAPDECFAGFGESFTRLDKRGQRPLMWNFDAFGAESQRAYKNVPLYVSSRGYGVLLDSGAPSEFDVCQSTHSVVQIVVPDDVMDYYVIAGPTPPEILDRYDRLTSRPSLPPKWAFGTWISSGFCVDSQERVLARARTIRERGIPCDVLHLDTYWQSDGHWSDLRWDPVNFPEPERMLAELHAMGFRVCLWMNPYVSHLSPAFEEAAAAGYFLKNQQGEPYVADCWHGSFPACGIVDFTDPAAVAWFQGLLRDLLRQGVDAFKTDFAEGVPADAVAANGMTGTDLHNVYTLLFNDAVADVTREVNGHSLVWARSSYLGGQRHSAQWNGDTYTSYAAMGSTIRGGLAHGLSGVPFWSHDAGGFTGRPSDDLYVRWTQFGALSPLVRLHGTTTREPWEFPAVEEQAVAALKLRYRLMPYLYSAAVESAATGAPMMRALCVDFPDDPVAWQADLEYLFGRDLLVAPMTSPEGVRQVYLPRGAWVDYWTGETLDGGRYVEVAKPLDQIPLFVRHGALIPVAGAGGTVDVPAEITLVAFGGGDGTTSVHDEDGVTFAVATRHGDELRVAVTGPKRVTAVEIAPVAGAPVRAVIE; from the coding sequence ATGCCCTATCGCCCCCCCTTGGTCGCGCACGAGTACTTCGTGGCCGACCCGCCCGAGCTGCCGGTACGCGAGCGAGGCGAGGGCGGCCTGTCGGCGGTCACCGCGGCCGAGCTGGTCGCGGCCGACGGCGCGGAGGTGATGCTCAAGGCGGTCACCTCCGCGGAGGAGACGCTGGTCGTCCAGGTGGGCGTGGCGGGCGAGGGCGTGATCCGGGTGCGGCTGTCGGAGGACGCGGCGGCCCGGCCACGCTCGGCGGCGGCCATCGCGCTGGTGAACCCCGGCACGTACTCAGGGGCCCGTGCCGGGGTGACACCGGGTGAGCCGATCGTGATCGACGCGGGCCCGCTGCGGGCCGAGATCCGGCTCTCCCCGTGGCACCTGCGCTTCACCGACGCCACCGGGCGCACGCTGGTGGAGCAGGACCGCGGGCACACCGACATCAGCGGCCGGCTGCGCACCCTGCCGTTCGGCCGCTCCAGCGCGGGCGGGACCGCCGTCGCCTATCACGAGAGCTTCGCCGCCGCGCCCGACGAGTGCTTCGCCGGGTTCGGCGAGTCGTTCACCCGGCTCGACAAGCGCGGGCAGCGGCCGCTCATGTGGAACTTCGACGCCTTCGGCGCCGAGTCGCAGCGCGCTTACAAGAACGTGCCCCTGTACGTCTCCAGCCGCGGCTACGGCGTCCTGCTGGACAGCGGCGCGCCGAGCGAGTTCGACGTGTGCCAGTCCACGCACAGCGTGGTGCAGATCGTGGTGCCCGACGACGTCATGGACTACTACGTGATCGCCGGGCCCACGCCGCCCGAGATCCTGGACCGTTACGACCGGCTGACCAGCCGCCCCTCGCTGCCGCCGAAGTGGGCGTTCGGCACCTGGATCTCCTCCGGGTTCTGCGTGGACAGCCAGGAGCGGGTGCTGGCGCGGGCGCGCACGATCCGCGAGCGCGGGATCCCGTGCGACGTGCTGCACCTGGACACGTACTGGCAGAGCGACGGGCACTGGTCGGACCTGCGGTGGGACCCGGTGAACTTCCCCGAGCCCGAGCGGATGCTGGCGGAGCTGCACGCGATGGGGTTCCGGGTGTGCCTGTGGATGAACCCGTACGTGTCGCACCTGAGCCCGGCGTTCGAGGAGGCGGCCGCCGCCGGATATTTCCTGAAAAATCAGCAGGGCGAGCCCTACGTCGCCGACTGCTGGCACGGCTCCTTCCCCGCCTGCGGCATCGTCGACTTCACCGACCCGGCCGCCGTCGCCTGGTTCCAGGGCCTGCTCCGCGACCTGCTGCGCCAGGGCGTGGACGCCTTCAAGACCGACTTCGCCGAGGGCGTGCCGGCCGACGCCGTCGCCGCGAACGGCATGACCGGCACCGACCTGCACAACGTCTACACCCTGCTGTTCAACGACGCCGTCGCCGACGTCACCCGCGAGGTCAACGGCCACTCGCTGGTGTGGGCGCGCTCGTCGTACCTGGGCGGGCAGCGCCACAGCGCCCAGTGGAACGGCGACACCTACACCAGCTACGCCGCCATGGGCAGCACGATCAGGGGCGGCCTCGCGCACGGCCTGTCCGGCGTGCCGTTCTGGAGCCACGACGCGGGCGGCTTCACCGGCCGGCCGAGCGACGACCTGTACGTCCGCTGGACCCAGTTCGGCGCCCTGTCGCCGCTGGTGCGCCTGCACGGCACCACCACCCGCGAGCCGTGGGAGTTCCCGGCCGTCGAGGAGCAGGCCGTGGCCGCGCTGAAGCTGCGCTACCGGCTCATGCCCTACCTCTACTCGGCGGCCGTCGAGTCGGCCGCCACCGGCGCGCCGATGATGCGCGCGCTCTGCGTCGACTTCCCGGACGACCCGGTCGCCTGGCAGGCCGACCTGGAGTACCTGTTCGGCCGCGACCTGCTCGTCGCCCCCATGACCTCGCCCGAGGGCGTCCGCCAGGTGTACCTGCCGCGCGGCGCGTGGGTCGACTACTGGACCGGCGAGACCCTGGACGGCGGCCGCTACGTCGAGGTCGCCAAGCCGCTCGACCAGATCCCCCTGTTCGTCCGGCACGGCGCGCTCATCCCGGTCGCCGGCGCGGGCGGCACCGTGGACGTGCCGGCCGAGATCACCCTCGTCGCCTTCGGGGGCGGCGACGGCACCACCAGCGTGCACGACGAGGACGGCGTGACGTTCGCCGTCGCCACCAGGCACGGCGACGAGCTGCGCGTCGCCGTCACCGGCCCGAAGCGCGTCACCGCGGTCGAGATCGCCCCGGTGGCCGGAGCTCCCGTCCGGGCCGTCATCGAGTAA
- a CDS encoding carbohydrate ABC transporter permease: protein MRGPGRWAVLFALAVLAVVMLFPFALVAMNAVKSPAEYSTQGPLSLPDGLYLQGLADFWTRVDFAGKLWNSLVISVSVAVFAVVLSVLNAYALGIGRIRGRLSILVLFLVANTLPQEALAYPLYYLAKAAGLYDTQLAVIIVMTVIQAAFGTYLLSAVLGQFPKEILEAAAIDGAGRLRALWQIVVPISRPTLNVLLIFFFIWTWNEFFLPLIFLISNDTQTVPVALAVLQGEKFMDATMSSASALLGIVPAVAFFLIFQRTLTRGVTVGAIK, encoded by the coding sequence GTGAGGGGGCCGGGGCGCTGGGCGGTGCTGTTCGCGCTGGCGGTGCTGGCGGTCGTCATGCTGTTCCCGTTCGCGCTGGTGGCGATGAACGCGGTCAAGTCGCCCGCCGAGTACAGCACGCAGGGGCCGCTCAGCCTGCCGGACGGGCTGTACCTCCAGGGGCTGGCCGACTTCTGGACCCGGGTGGACTTCGCCGGCAAGCTGTGGAACAGCCTGGTCATCAGCGTGTCGGTGGCGGTGTTCGCCGTCGTGCTGTCGGTGCTCAACGCGTACGCGCTGGGCATCGGCCGGATCAGGGGCCGGCTGTCGATCCTCGTGCTGTTCCTGGTGGCCAACACGCTGCCGCAGGAGGCGCTGGCCTACCCGCTGTACTACCTGGCCAAGGCCGCCGGCCTGTACGACACCCAGCTCGCCGTGATCATCGTCATGACCGTGATCCAGGCGGCGTTCGGCACGTACCTGCTGAGCGCGGTGCTGGGCCAGTTCCCGAAGGAGATCCTGGAGGCGGCGGCCATCGACGGCGCGGGGCGGCTGCGCGCCCTGTGGCAGATCGTGGTGCCGATCAGCAGGCCCACCCTGAACGTCCTGCTGATCTTCTTCTTCATCTGGACCTGGAACGAGTTCTTCCTGCCGCTCATCTTCCTCATCTCCAACGACACCCAGACGGTGCCGGTCGCGCTCGCCGTCCTCCAGGGCGAGAAGTTCATGGACGCCACCATGTCCAGCGCCTCGGCCCTGCTCGGCATCGTCCCGGCGGTCGCCTTCTTCCTGATCTTCCAGCGCACGCTGACCCGCGGTGTGACGGTCGGCGCCATCAAGTGA